In a single window of the Planctomycetia bacterium genome:
- a CDS encoding molybdopterin-binding protein has translation MALLALSSLAQSTAENQKAATQPANDVLVVQGVGLREIKIDRDELAAMPRRVVKVKDHDGEMSSFEGVMVGDLLKKAGFTFGQHFRGPRMADYLIAQAADGYRVVFALPELDTEFSERIVIVADRCDGKPLSERDGPFRMVVSDEKKHARWVRQTTSLTVATATP, from the coding sequence ATGGCGCTCCTCGCGCTTTCATCACTGGCTCAATCAACCGCTGAAAATCAGAAGGCCGCGACCCAGCCGGCGAATGATGTCCTTGTCGTGCAAGGAGTGGGCTTGCGGGAGATCAAGATCGACCGCGATGAGTTGGCCGCAATGCCGCGACGTGTGGTTAAGGTCAAAGACCATGATGGCGAGATGTCCTCCTTCGAAGGAGTCATGGTGGGCGACCTCCTGAAGAAGGCCGGCTTCACCTTCGGCCAGCACTTTCGCGGTCCGCGCATGGCCGACTACCTGATTGCTCAGGCCGCCGACGGATACCGTGTCGTGTTTGCGCTTCCAGAATTGGACACCGAGTTCAGCGAGCGAATTGTGATTGTGGCAGACCGTTGTGATGGCAAGCCACTGTCCGAACGGGATGGTCCGTTCCGCATGGTTGTGTCCGACGAGAAGAAGCATGCTCGATGGGTCCGCCAAACGACGAGCCTCACGGTCGCGACGGCGACACCCTGA
- a CDS encoding prepilin-type N-terminal cleavage/methylation domain-containing protein, with product MGPPNDEPHGRDGDTLIRPETPRLEAKIALMPAITSQRSRFASRCQESRDTATARHGFTVIELLVVFAIVAILLGILMPALSSARHGSMSLRCQTNLRQWAQSVIMYAQDNDGSLPRRGQGAQPTTNIVRPADWFNALPPLLGLKPYSALASDGQLPKPGDRSLWMCPRATPAATEHYFAYAMNMYLSTWQNPLPDRIDKVAPTDRQVFVTEGPGAYCSVLASRQAYSPVARHDAQINIAFLDGHVARFAAQYAGCGVGDQFHGDVRWVVPNSTWSGPSE from the coding sequence ATGGGTCCGCCAAACGACGAGCCTCACGGTCGCGACGGCGACACCCTGATTCGCCCGGAGACGCCTCGTTTGGAGGCGAAGATTGCACTGATGCCGGCTATCACGTCTCAACGGTCGCGTTTCGCTTCGAGATGTCAGGAGTCCAGGGATACCGCAACCGCGCGGCACGGCTTCACCGTCATCGAATTGTTGGTCGTCTTCGCCATCGTCGCCATCCTCCTCGGCATTCTCATGCCAGCCCTAAGTAGCGCCCGACATGGTTCGATGTCCCTTCGCTGTCAGACGAATCTCCGTCAATGGGCGCAATCCGTCATCATGTATGCCCAGGACAATGACGGGAGCCTCCCGCGGCGCGGACAAGGCGCACAGCCCACCACCAACATTGTTCGGCCGGCAGATTGGTTCAACGCGCTCCCGCCGTTGCTGGGTCTTAAGCCCTATTCGGCATTGGCAAGCGACGGACAACTGCCGAAACCCGGCGATCGCAGTTTGTGGATGTGTCCGAGAGCGACTCCAGCTGCCACTGAACACTATTTTGCCTATGCGATGAATATGTACCTTTCGACATGGCAGAATCCGTTGCCTGACAGGATCGACAAGGTGGCTCCGACCGACAGACAAGTCTTCGTGACCGAGGGGCCAGGAGCCTATTGCTCGGTACTGGCCTCTAGGCAGGCATATTCCCCGGTCGCCCGGCATGATGCTCAGATCAACATCGCGTTTCTGGACGGGCATGTCGCGCGGTTCGCCGCTCAATACGCAGGGTGTGGTGTCGGCGACCAGTTTCATGGTGACGTGCGTTGGGTCGTTCCTAACAGCACTTGGTCCGGACCTAGCGAATAG